A genomic region of Oryza glaberrima chromosome 1, OglaRS2, whole genome shotgun sequence contains the following coding sequences:
- the LOC127760831 gene encoding protein BUD31 homolog 1, whose product MPKIKTSRVKYPGGWELIEPTIRELDAKMREAENDTHDGKRKCEALWPIFRISHQRSRYIYDLYYRRKEISKELYEFCLDQGYADRNLIAKWKKPGYERLCCLRCIQTRDHNFATTCVCRVPKHLREEKVIECVHCGCRGCASGD is encoded by the exons ATGCCTAAAATAAAGACAAGCCGTGTCAAATATCCTGGAGGATGGGAGCTTATTGAACCAACTATCCGTGAGTTGGATGCCAAAATGAGGGAAG CTGAAAATGACACACATGATGGGAAGAGAAAGTGCGAAGCCCTCTGGCCAATTTTCCGTATTTCCCATCAAAGAAGTCGCTACATATATGATCTTTATTACAGAAGGAAGGAGATATCAAAAGAGTTGTATGAGTTTTGCCTGGACCAGGGTTATGCAGACCGTAATCTGATTGCAAAGTGGAAAAAG CCGGGTTATGAGCGCCTTTGCTGTCTTCGATGCATACAGACACGAGACCACAACTTTGCAACTACATGCGTCTGCCGGGTCCCCAAGCATCTCAGAGAGGAGAAGGTTATAGAATGTGTTCACTGTGGATGCAGAGGCTGTGCCAGCGGTGATTGA